Proteins encoded by one window of Plasmodium falciparum 3D7 genome assembly, chromosome: 4:
- a CDS encoding erythrocyte membrane protein 1, PfEMP1 — MVARGGHQGGEDIDETSAKHLLDSIGEKVYKKVHGAALQRSNGALQGILSLATFEKKPETQQTPKDPCDLNHKYHTTVTSGYDKENPCKDRPEVRFSYTEGAECNKSKVKGNEGNSEGACAPYRRLHVCDQNLELIKPKNITTHNLLVDVCLAAKFEAESLKTYRGKYQLTNHGFHTNICTELARSFADIGDIIRGKDLYRGNNKEKDRLEDNLKKIFKQLYEELTKNNKNEAIKTHYQDDDPNYYKLRNAWWEANRQEVWKAITCGAGGSKYFRHTCGTGTPTDDKCRCAINDVPTYFDYVPQYLRWFEEWAEDFCRKRKHKLKDVKTNCRGENGTDRYCSGNGLDCTKTIRAKYIYAIGSECTKCSFLCGFYKKWIDNQKKEFLKQKKKCENEMLSKSKKKQSTKYNVYEGYDKEFYKILKSNNVGNLDNFLDLLSNENECKNIDGKGGKIDFNNTDNKTFSHSEYCEECPDCGVEKKDNGEFQKKEKNNGECKGGKRYEIPNHAKFNEINVLSFGDKGEDRETKLKKFCETKNGSAGGGGGSNSEIKELTEQWKCYEEKDIKKLVENDLEYNKEVKGSGGICILQKTNGEENGKKQKTFNDFFHFWVRHLLNDSIEWREKLDKCLKNGTKILCKNGCNKNCKCYESWVEEKKKEWGEIKKHFDTQEDIKNSTGVDPIVTLEYVLEEFYFPLIQEAYGDAQAIEGIKKTLHSKENQQTDATDTKNKTLLDYLLHHEEQDADKCVRNNPDKDCPKKPPTGGPGGVHSDTASEDITHHDSSHDESEGSEDEEEEEEEDKEEEGEDGEDVQDDVAEEDTAKEEGSSTTETQLPDACNIVKTLFESTKNFEDACPTKYGPKAPTSWKCIPSGDKAATSGEGDSGPSRKRRDTTGGESTTSSSATTGGKDGATGGSVCVPPRRRRLYIHKVDDNVKDDASLRKWFIESSAVETFFLWHEYKMEKKREDIEKQKANEKVVDTSNVGEELQNDLEGNGTIPEEFKRQMFYTLGDYKDIFEGKSIEVGDEKDKQKMKEIEKKIQAHINSGSSSPPHGTPGQPNSVTTPQQTWWSRNAPSIWKGMICALTYKEDGEKSTDDKTTLKRNDDVYEKIFGKPPNNDNPQNPNNGTFHKKYHYDSVRLKDDDDQSGDKLQSTSAPSDTPTLNNPKLSDFVLRPTYFRYLEEWGESFCGTRKRMLEQLEKVCRSGETGKEHCSGDGHVCEKDYLNHNNMFADSYCPDCKKACRKYKKWIEKKLEEFQKQKDKYKGELDKLTKDKSGGDKKFCEEIKNHSSAANFLKELKHGKDNQGNSDQDNKLDFENIPQTFSRSTYCKTCPPNKVNCSSGSKSRTSGGTNRCTEVKKNGETWEKVFDKIAKNNGKTTTIDVHMIDRRAPFIKKYLENSKNSEESNNSLFKDSYLFKSVRDQNWECKFENENKDVCKLKNFNDKIDLNQYTTFKVLLIYWLEDFIEGYYILKKRKVFEQCKENGENTCSEESKNYCACVKVWLEKKKNEWDQIKKHFKDRKSDDGDTVVSKVRNFLETLIPRIAPKKNNGEVTELSDLEKSLGCNCAGRAENSKEDEKEDVVLCLLTKLEDKANKCKEDQKPNGENQAQTCEKSAPVEDEDDEPLEEENPVTQPNICPKVETTEETVDEGKCEEDTVTPSLGPKDDSEKDEKKEENSEDTTAAEGEENGAPGSSGTPPPPPAAPPSTPAKTKESKKPKSTKKPRIKTLNVLDHPAVIPALMSSTIMWSIGIGFATFTYFYLKKKTKSSVRNLFQILQIPKGDYDIPTKLSPNRYIPYTSGKYRGKRYIYLEGDSGTDSGYTDHYSDITSSESEYEEMDINDIYVPGSPKYKTLIEVVLEPSKSNGNTLGDDMVPTTNTFTDEEWNELKHDFISNMLQNQPNDYKSEDIPLNTQPNTLYFNKPEEKPFITSIHDRNLYSGEEYSYNINMSTNSMDDIPINRDNNVYSGIDLINDTLSGNQHIDIYDEVLKRKENELFGTKHHTKRTSTQNVAKPARDDPIHNQLDLFHKWLDRHRDMCKKWNNKEGLLDKLKEEWNKDTNSGKLSDNIHSDNKPGDIPSDNHVLNSDVSIQIDMGNPKYINQFTCVDSNPNLTLRSNPNLMGNQNPNLNLVENNINPNHQNQNQVGDTNFVDTPTNPTNVQIEMDVNTKLVKEKYPIGDVWDI; from the exons ATGGTGGCGCGAGGAGGTCATCAGGGCGGGGAAGATATTGATGAAACAAGTGCCAAACATTTATTGGATAGCATAGGGGAAAAAGTGTACAAAAAAGTGCATGGTGCTGCTCTACAACGTAGTAATGGTGCGTTGCAAGGAATTTTGTCACTAGCAACATTTGAGAAAAAACCAGAGACTCAACAAACACCAAAAGATCCATGCGACCTTAATCATAAATATCATACTACTGTTACCAGTGGttatgataaagaaaatcCTTGTAAGGATAGACCAGAAGTTCGATTTTCTTATACAGAAGGAGCAGAATGTAATAAGAGCAAAGTAAAGGGTAATGAAGGTAATAGTGAAGGTGCATGTGCTCCATATAGACGATTGCATGTATGCGATCAAAATTTAGAACTAATAAAACCAAAGAATATAACAACACATAATTTATTGGTGGATGTGTGTCTTGCTGCAAAATTTGAAGCAGAGTCATTAAAAACATATCGTGGAAAATATCAACTAACTAATCATGGTTTCCATACCAATATATGTACTGAGTTGGCACGAAGTTTTGCAGATATAGGAGATATTATTCGCGGAAAAGATCTATATCGTGGTAATaacaaagaaaaagataGATTAgaagataatttaaaaaaaattttcaagCAATTATATGAAGAATTAACAAAGAACAATAAGAATGAGGCGATAAAAACTCACTACCAAGATGATGAtccaaattattataaattaaggAATGCTTGGTGGGAAGCTAATAGACAAGAAGTATGGAAAGCTATCACGTGCGGTGCTGGGGGTTCTAAATATTTTCGACACACATGTGGTACAGGAACGCCGACTGATGATAAATGCCGATGTGCGATAAATGATGTTCCTACATATTTTGATTATGTGCCACAGTATCTTCGCTGGTTCGAGGAATGGGCCGAAGATTTTTGTCGTAAACGAAaacataaattaaaagatgtTAAAACAAATTGTCGTGGAGAAAATGGTACAGATCGATATTGTAGTGGTAATGGATTAGATTGCACAAAAACTATTAGAGCCAAATATATCTATGCTATAGGTAGTGAATGCACTAAATGTTCTTTTTTGTGtggtttttataaaaaatggatagataaccaaaaaaaagaatttctaaaacaaaaaaaaaaatgtgaaaaTGAAATGTTaagtaaaagtaagaaaaaacaaagtacaaaatataatgtttatGAAGGATATGATaaagaattttataaaatacttAAAAGTAACAATGTTGGAAACCTTGATAATTTTTTGGATTTATTAAGTAATGAAAAtgaatgtaaaaatattgatgGAAAAGGAGGAAAAATTGATTTTAATAACACtgataataaaacattttcgCATTCGGAATATTGTGAAGAATGTCCCGACTGTGGGGTCGAAAAGAAAGATAATGGAGAATTTCAaaagaaagagaaaaataatGGTGAATGCAAAGGTGGAAAACGTTATGAGATTCCAAATCATGCCAAATTTAATGAAATTAATGTCCTTTCCTTCGGTGATAAAGGCGAAGATAGAGaaacaaaattaaagaaatttTGCGAAACAAAAAATGGTAGTGCTGGTGGTGGTGGTGGTAGTAATAGCGAAATCAAGGAACTAACTGAACAATGGAAATGTTATGAAgagaaagatataaaaaaactcGTTGAGAATGACCTGGAATATAACAAGGAGGTAAAAGGTTCAGGTGGAATATGTATATTGCAAAAGACGAACGGCGAAGAAAATGGGAAAAAGCAAAAGACATTCAATGATTTTTTTCACTTTTGGGTACGACATTTATTGAACGATTCTATAGAATGGCGAGAAAAACTTGataaatgtttaaaaaatggTACGAAAATACTATGTAAAAATGGATGTAACAAAAATTGTAAATGTTATGAAAGCTGggttgaagaaaaaaaaaaagaatgggGGGAAATCAAAAAACATTTTGACACGCAagaagatattaaaaattcaACAGGAGTGGATCCTATCGTAACTCTTGAATATGTTTTGGAAGAGTTTTATTTTCCACTTATTCAAGAAGCTTATGGAGATGCACAAGCAATAGAAGGAATTAAGAAAACATTACATAGCAAAGAAAATCAGCAAACAGATGCTACCGACACTAAAAATAAGACCTTACTTGATTACTTGCTCCATCACGAAGAACAAGACGCCGATAAATGCGTAAGAAATAATCCAGATAAGGACTGCCCCAAAAAACCACCCACTGGAGGTCCTGGTGGCGTCCACTCCGACACCGCCTCAGAAGACATCACCCACCACGACTCCTCCCACGATGAATCCGAAGGCTCAGAAgacgaagaagaagaagaagaggaGGACAAGGAGGAGGAAGGTGAAGATGGTGAAGACGTCCAGGACGACGTAGCCGAGGAGGACACGGCAAAGGAGGAGGGGTCGTCAACCACAGAGACACAACTACCAGACGCTTGCAATATAGTAAAAACACTATTTGAGAGCACCAAAAATTTTGAAGATGCCTGTCCAACCAAATACGGCCCAAAGGCACCCACAAGTTGGAAGTGCATACCAAGTGGTGACAAAGCAGCCACAAGTGGTGAGGGTGACAGTGGTCCCTCACGTAAACGACGTGACACCACTGGTGGTGAATCCACCACATCTAGTAGTGCCACCACTGGTGGTAAAGACGGAGCCACTGGTGGTAGTGTTTGTGTGCCACCCAGGAGGCGAcgattatacatacataaagtGGACGACAACGTGAAGGACGACGCGTCATTACGTAAGTGGTTTATCGAGAGTTCTGCTGTagaaactttttttttgtggcATGAATACAAAATGGAGAAAAAAAGAGAGGATATAGAAAAACAGAAAGCAAATGAAAAAGTTGTAGATACATCAAATGTTGGAGAAGAACTTCAAAATGATTTAGAAGGAAATGGTACTATCCCCGAAGAGTTTAAACGTCAAATGTTCTATACATTAGGAGATTATAAAGACATATTTGAGGGGAAGAGTATAGAGGTTGGTGACGAGAAGGACAAGCagaaaatgaaagaaatagaaaagaaaatacaaGCACATATAAATAGTGGTTCCTCATCTCCTCCTCATGGAACACCTGGTCAACCAAATAGTGTCACAACCCCCCAACAAACCTGGTGGAGTAGAAACGCCCCTTCCATCTGGAAAGGAATGATTTGTGCACTAACATATAAAGAAGATGGCGAAAAATCAACAGACGACAAAACAACATTAAAGAGGAATGATGATGTCTACGAGAAAATTTTCGGGAAACCCCCCAATAACGACAACCCCCAAAACCCCAACAACGGCACATTCCACAAAAAATACCATTACGATAGTGTCAGACTtaaagatgatgatgatcaAAGTGGTGACAAACTCCAAAGCACCTCAGCCCCTAGTGATACACCCACCCTCAACAACCCCAAATTGAGTGATTTCGTGTTACGCCCCACCTACTTCCGATACCTTGAAGAATGGGGAGAGAGTTTCTGTGGTACGCGGAAGAGGATGTTGGAACAACTTGAAAAAGTATGTCGTAGTGGTGAGACAGGTAAAGAACATTGTAGTGGGGATGGACATGTTTGTGAAAAAGACTATCTTAaccataataatatgtttgcAGATTCATATTGTCCTGATTGTAAGAAAGCatgtagaaaatataaaaaatggatagaaaaaaaattagaagaatttcaaaaacaaaaagataaatataaagggGAACTTGATAAATTAACAAAAGATAAATCTGGTGGTGATAAGAAATTTtgtgaagaaataaaaaatcattCGTCTGCTGCAAATTTTTTGAAAGAATTGAAACATGGCAAAGATAATCAAGGTAATAGTGATCAAGATAATAAACTAGATTTTGAGAACATTCCTCAGACATTTTCTCGTTCAACGTATTGTAAAACATGTCCTCCCAATAAAGTTAATTGTAGTAGTGGTAGTAAAAGTCGTACAAGTGGTGGTACAAATAGATGTACagaagttaaaaaaaatggagaGACGTGGGAAAAGGTTTTTGATAAAATAGCTAAAAACAATGGAAAGACTACTACTATTGATGTCCATATGATTGATCGTAGGGCACcgtttattaaaaaatatttagaaaattcaaaaaattcAGAAGAATCAAATAATTCACTCTTTAAGGATTCATATCTTTTTAAAAGTGTAAGAGATCAAAACTGGGAGTGTAAAtttgaaaatgaaaataaggaTGTatgtaaattaaaaaattttaatgacAAAATAGATCTCAATCAATATACTACATTTAAAGTATTGCTAATATATTGGTTAGAAGATTTTATAGaaggttattatatattgaaaaaaagaaaagtattCGAACAATGTAAAGAAAATGGAGAAAATACATGTAGTGAAGAATCTAAAAACTATTGTGCATGTGTGAAAGTATGgttagaaaaaaagaaaaatgaatgggatcaaataaaaaaacattttaaagATCGAAAATCGGATGATGGTGATACTGTTGTGTCTAAAGTTAGAAATTTCTTGGAGACCTTGATACCTCGAATTGCtcctaaaaaaaataatggagAAGTTACAGAATTAAGTGATTTAGAAAAGTCACTTGGATGTAATTGCGCTGGGAGAGCAGAAAATAGTAAagaagatgaaaaagaagatGTTGTTCTATGTTTGCTCACAAAGCTTGAAGATAAAGCAAACAAGTGTAAAGAAGACCAAAAACCTAATGGCGAAAACCAAGCACAAACGTGTGAAAAATCCGCCCCCGTTGAAGACGAAGACGATGAACCCCTTGAAGAGGAAAACCCAGTTACACAACCGAACATTTGTCCGAAAGTGGAAACAACAGAAGAAACAGTGGATGAAGGCAAGTGTGAAGAAGACACAGTCACTCCTAGTCTTGGACCCAAAGATGATAgtgaaaaagatgaaaaaaaagaggaaaatAGTGAAGACACAACGGCAGCAGAAGGAGAAGAAAATGGTGCTCCTGGATCTAGTGGCACACCTCCACCTCCCCCTGCGGCGCCTCCATCAACCCCAgcaaaaacaaaagaaagcAAAAAACCAAAATCAACAAAAAAACCTCGAATCAAAACCCTTAATGTATTGGACCACCCCGCTGTCATACCCGCCCTCATGTCTTCTACCATCATGTGGAGTATTGGTATTGGTTTTGCTACATTcacttatttttatctaaag aaaaaaaccAAATCATCTGTTCGAAATTTATTCCAAATACTGCAAATACCTAAAGGTGATTATGATATACCGACAAAACTTTCACCCAATAGATATATACCTTATACTAGTGGTAAATACAGAGGCAAACGGTACATTTACCTTGAAGGAGATAGTGGAACAGATAGTGGTTACACCGATCATTATAGTGATATAACTTCCTCAGAAAGTGAGTATGAAGAGAtggatattaatgatatatatgtaccaGGTAGtcctaaatataaaacattgatCGAAGTGGTACTTGAACCATCAAAAAGTAATGGTAACACACTAGGTGATGATATGGTACCTACCACTAATACATTTACAGATGAGGAATGGAATGAACTAAAACATGATTTTATATCTAATATGTTACAAAATCAAccaaatgattataaaagtGAAGATATTCCATTGAATACACAACCGaatactttatattttaataaacctGAGGAAAAACCTTTTATTACTTCTATTCATGATAGAAATTTATATAGTGGAGAAGAATatagttataatattaatatgagtACTAATAGTATGGATGATATTCCAATTAATCGtgataataatgtatattctGGTATCGATTTAATTAATGACACATTAAGTGGTAATCaacatattgatatatatgatgaagtgctaaaaagaaaagaaaatgaattatttggAACAAAACATCATACAAAACGTACGAGTACACAAAACGTCGCCAAACCTGCACGTGACGACCCCATACACAACCAATTAGATTTGTTCCATAAATGGTTAGATAGACATAGAGACATGTGCAAAAAGTGGAATAATAAGGAGGGATTAttagataaattaaaagaagaatgGAATAAAGATACTAATAGTGGTAAACTAAGTGACAACATACATAGTGATAATAAACCTGGTGACATACCTAGTGATAATCATGTTTTAAATAGTGATGTTTCTATTCAAATAGATATGGGTAAtcctaaatatataaatcagTTTACATGTGTGGATAGTAACCCCAACCTAACCTTACGGTCTAACCCAAACCTTATGGGAAACCAAAACCCCAACCTCAACCTTGTGGAAAATAACATCAACCCAAACCACCAAAACCAAAACCAAGTGGGTGACACTAATTTTGTGGATACCCCCACCAACCCCACCAATGTACAAATTGAAATGGATGTAAATACCAAATTGGTGAAAGAGAAATATCCTATAGGAGATGTGtgggatatataa